In Spirosoma aureum, a single genomic region encodes these proteins:
- a CDS encoding gluconate 2-dehydrogenase subunit 3 family protein, with protein sequence MNRRDALMRVAALAGATMTLPALAETLEASATRRALTGKPLFFTADQDATVAELADTIIPTTSTPGAKAAKVNEVIDILLKDCYKPEDQQRFLEGLTQTNKLSQDAYGKAFVQLDPAQRIEVVKKLEAEAKQQLAQMASAKAAAKVENSQADLQMPDSKKRYTPFFTILKDLTLTGYFTSEIGATQALEYVAVPGRYDGCVPLKAGQKAWAI encoded by the coding sequence ATGAACAGAAGAGACGCCCTCATGCGGGTAGCTGCGTTGGCCGGTGCAACCATGACGTTGCCCGCATTGGCCGAAACGCTCGAAGCTTCGGCTACCCGACGCGCCCTGACGGGCAAGCCGCTCTTTTTTACGGCCGATCAGGATGCGACCGTTGCTGAACTGGCTGATACCATTATTCCGACAACATCAACCCCCGGCGCTAAAGCCGCTAAGGTGAACGAAGTCATTGATATTCTTCTGAAAGACTGCTACAAACCAGAGGATCAGCAGCGTTTTCTGGAAGGTCTCACTCAGACAAACAAATTGAGCCAGGATGCCTATGGTAAAGCGTTTGTACAGCTCGATCCTGCACAACGTATTGAGGTTGTGAAAAAGCTCGAAGCAGAAGCCAAGCAACAACTCGCGCAGATGGCTAGTGCAAAGGCAGCCGCCAAAGTGGAAAATTCGCAGGCCGACCTGCAAATGCCCGATTCGAAGAAACGCTACACGCCCTTCTTTACGATTCTTAAAGACCTGACCCTAACGGGCTATTTTACTTCGGAAATTGGTGCCACACAAGCCCTTGAATACGTAGCCGTTCCGGGCCGTTACGATGGTTGTGTTCCGCTCAAAGCCGGTCAGAAGGCCTGGGCCATTTAA
- a CDS encoding GMC oxidoreductase: MNLNIDAKKDMTYDAIVVGSGISGGWAAKELTQKGLKVLMLERGRDVKHIEGYPTATNNPWDFPHRGRITTMAAEEYWANMRTGYTANEEWRHFFENDKENPYLEKRKVDWIRGYHVGGRSLMWGRQSYRWNKEDFMANAKEGIGVDWPIRYEDLAPWYNYVETFAGISGSKDGLDVLPDGNYLPPMQMNCLEKEAKKKIEKAFPARTVTMGRTAHLTAPKQLHYDLGRAACQFRNQCMRGCPYGAYFSTQSATLPAAVKTGRLTLRPDSIVAEVLYDEKKGKATGVRVIDQNTKEVREYYARIIFLNASAFASTSILMNSKSHRFPNGMGNESDQLGRNIMDHHLAVGAAGTFDGMEDQYYYGRRANGVYVPRYRNWAGDKRDYVRGFGYQGGAGRGGWGRGNGMEGFGGDFKDSLTKPGPWTMSLGGFGEMIADPNNRMTLSPDQKDKWGLPLIVFDAAYGENEKKMRIDMMNDAAEMLEAAGIKNVTPYNDESKHPGIGIHEMGTARMGRDPKTSILNAHNQIHTVKNVFNTDGACMTSASCVNPSLTYMALTARAADFAVKEMKKGNL; this comes from the coding sequence ATGAATCTTAACATAGACGCAAAAAAAGATATGACTTACGACGCTATTGTCGTAGGGTCAGGTATTTCGGGAGGCTGGGCTGCTAAAGAGCTGACCCAGAAAGGCCTGAAAGTATTGATGTTGGAGCGCGGGCGCGATGTGAAACACATTGAAGGCTATCCTACCGCAACCAATAACCCGTGGGATTTTCCACACCGGGGGCGTATTACGACCATGGCTGCTGAAGAATACTGGGCAAACATGCGTACGGGTTATACCGCCAATGAAGAGTGGCGTCACTTTTTTGAGAACGATAAAGAGAATCCCTACCTCGAAAAACGAAAAGTAGACTGGATTCGCGGCTACCACGTAGGCGGCCGCTCCCTGATGTGGGGACGCCAGAGCTATCGCTGGAACAAAGAAGACTTTATGGCGAATGCCAAAGAGGGTATCGGTGTCGACTGGCCAATTCGCTATGAAGACCTTGCCCCCTGGTATAATTACGTAGAAACCTTCGCAGGTATTTCGGGTAGCAAAGATGGGCTTGACGTTCTGCCGGATGGTAATTATCTGCCACCCATGCAGATGAATTGCCTGGAGAAGGAAGCGAAAAAGAAAATCGAAAAAGCGTTCCCGGCCCGCACGGTAACAATGGGTCGTACGGCTCACCTGACTGCACCCAAACAGCTGCATTACGATCTGGGCCGGGCTGCCTGCCAATTCCGTAATCAGTGTATGCGCGGCTGCCCCTATGGCGCTTATTTTAGCACACAGTCGGCGACGCTGCCAGCAGCAGTCAAAACGGGCCGGTTAACGCTTCGTCCTGATTCGATTGTGGCTGAGGTCCTGTATGACGAGAAAAAAGGAAAGGCTACCGGCGTTCGCGTGATCGATCAGAACACGAAAGAAGTTCGCGAGTATTATGCCCGGATTATCTTTCTGAATGCGTCGGCATTTGCCAGTACGTCGATTCTGATGAACTCAAAGTCGCACCGGTTCCCGAATGGAATGGGTAATGAGTCTGACCAGCTTGGCCGGAACATTATGGATCACCATCTGGCGGTTGGAGCGGCTGGCACATTCGATGGCATGGAAGATCAGTATTATTATGGTCGTCGGGCCAATGGGGTTTATGTACCACGTTACCGCAACTGGGCTGGCGACAAACGCGATTATGTTCGTGGCTTTGGCTATCAGGGCGGTGCCGGTCGGGGCGGCTGGGGACGTGGAAATGGCATGGAAGGTTTTGGTGGTGATTTCAAAGACAGCCTGACCAAACCCGGTCCATGGACGATGAGTCTGGGGGGCTTCGGCGAAATGATTGCCGATCCGAACAACCGCATGACCCTATCACCCGACCAGAAAGACAAGTGGGGACTGCCCCTGATTGTGTTTGACGCAGCTTACGGCGAAAACGAGAAAAAAATGCGCATCGACATGATGAACGATGCGGCCGAAATGCTCGAAGCGGCTGGTATTAAAAACGTGACGCCCTACAACGATGAGTCGAAGCATCCAGGTATTGGCATTCACGAAATGGGTACAGCCCGCATGGGTCGTGATCCAAAAACATCGATCCTGAACGCACACAATCAGATCCATACGGTTAAAAACGTGTTTAACACCGATGGAGCCTGTATGACATCAGCATCGTGTGTGAATCCTTCGCTGACATATATGGCCCTGACGGCTCGCGCTGCCGATTTTGCCGTAAAAGAAATGAAAAAGGGGAATCTCTAA
- a CDS encoding RNA polymerase sigma factor, giving the protein MTDLELLRACQRNDPRAQTVLYQRFKGHLMGLHRRYARNRPEAEDMFQEGFIRIFQQLHTIEQPERMLHWMKRVMVNTAINAYHKNQQKRYETDRLDEIGEAALECSAHDYRDTFARLSADEVAKLVHELPDGYRMVFKLHVMDGYNHPEIAQLLDISEGTSKSQLVRAKKSLKAKLKKIGIVRYECC; this is encoded by the coding sequence ATGACAGATTTGGAGCTTCTTCGGGCGTGTCAGCGCAATGACCCTCGTGCACAAACCGTATTATATCAACGATTCAAGGGGCACCTGATGGGGTTGCATCGTCGATATGCCCGCAATCGGCCCGAAGCCGAAGATATGTTTCAGGAGGGATTTATCCGGATTTTTCAGCAACTCCATACCATTGAGCAACCCGAACGAATGCTTCACTGGATGAAACGGGTAATGGTTAATACCGCTATCAATGCTTATCACAAGAACCAGCAAAAACGATATGAAACAGATCGTCTGGACGAGATAGGCGAAGCTGCACTCGAATGCAGTGCGCATGATTATCGTGACACATTTGCCCGCTTATCGGCCGACGAAGTAGCCAAACTGGTACATGAACTACCCGATGGATATCGGATGGTCTTTAAGTTGCATGTCATGGATGGTTATAACCATCCTGAAATTGCCCAATTACTGGATATTTCCGAAGGCACTTCCAAATCACAACTGGTTCGTGCTAAAAAATCATTGAAAGCGAAACTTAAAAAAATCGGTATTGTCCGTTATGAATGCTGCTGA
- a CDS encoding ATP-binding cassette domain-containing protein: MSTQTDLIALKNFSVNRSGKVILSELTVTIRSGECWAVTGPTGSGKTTLLQALAGQLPVVPGTLTRKQSAAFVSFKEESQQFSYSGHFYQQRYHATMSDSHGGKPALTLRDYLRFSGSVEDTNLVQRLGLEPLLDSAFIKLSNGQTRKARIGRALLQHPELLLLDNPFVGLDATFRQDLSHWLGDLIQHGLTLVVAAEPDQLPPFITHVLVLENGRMVEAGPKQSSVWTGVLPTNPSFPDLETPPKPADFSEAFRLTDVSVRYGDRIILDSINWAVKANERWALMGRNGAGKSVLLSLLYGDHPQAYANDVRVFEHRRGKGESIWDVKRRIGFVSPELHLYFPQHLTVAQVAFTGLTDTLTVPARVPVNAETDLHSLLSYFGIVQLMDRAFGTLSVGEQRLALLVRALLKNAPVLILDEPFQAMDTHRIQLARQLLDSLLNKTILFVTHDRRELPNSVDQVFELT, from the coding sequence ATGTCTACTCAAACCGATTTAATAGCATTAAAAAATTTTTCTGTCAATAGATCTGGCAAGGTTATCCTGTCAGAGCTAACCGTAACGATTCGCTCGGGTGAATGCTGGGCTGTTACTGGGCCCACTGGCAGCGGTAAAACCACACTTCTACAAGCACTTGCTGGCCAACTACCAGTCGTACCGGGTACGCTAACCCGTAAACAGTCTGCTGCATTTGTCTCGTTCAAAGAAGAGTCGCAGCAATTCTCCTATAGTGGGCACTTTTATCAGCAGCGTTATCATGCGACCATGAGTGACTCTCATGGCGGAAAACCTGCGTTGACATTACGTGACTATCTTCGCTTTTCTGGATCAGTAGAAGATACGAATTTAGTACAACGGCTCGGACTTGAACCTCTCCTTGATTCGGCATTTATAAAACTGTCAAATGGGCAGACTCGGAAAGCTCGAATTGGCCGCGCATTGTTACAACATCCTGAGTTACTCTTGCTCGATAATCCCTTTGTTGGGCTTGATGCTACTTTTCGCCAGGATTTGAGCCATTGGTTGGGCGATCTCATTCAGCATGGGCTCACACTTGTCGTAGCAGCTGAACCTGATCAGCTGCCTCCCTTTATTACCCATGTATTGGTGCTGGAAAATGGACGGATGGTGGAAGCAGGTCCTAAACAAAGCAGTGTTTGGACAGGAGTGCTTCCGACGAATCCATCATTTCCTGACTTAGAAACGCCCCCAAAACCTGCTGATTTCTCTGAAGCATTCCGACTCACCGATGTTAGTGTGCGTTATGGCGATCGGATTATTCTGGATTCAATCAACTGGGCCGTAAAAGCGAATGAACGATGGGCTTTGATGGGACGAAATGGGGCAGGCAAATCGGTATTGCTGAGTCTGCTCTATGGGGATCATCCGCAGGCTTATGCAAACGATGTGCGTGTATTTGAGCATCGGCGAGGTAAAGGTGAGAGTATCTGGGATGTCAAACGTCGGATAGGTTTTGTTTCTCCTGAGCTGCATTTATATTTTCCTCAACATCTGACGGTTGCACAGGTTGCCTTTACGGGCCTGACCGATACCCTGACCGTTCCTGCCCGTGTGCCAGTCAACGCTGAAACCGACTTACATAGCCTGTTGTCCTACTTTGGCATAGTACAATTAATGGATCGTGCATTTGGAACCTTATCTGTCGGCGAACAACGGCTTGCCTTACTGGTGAGGGCGCTGCTTAAAAATGCACCGGTGTTAATTCTTGACGAGCCATTTCAGGCAATGGATACCCATCGTATTCAATTGGCCCGGCAATTACTTGATTCGTTGCTTAACAAGACTATTTTGTTTGTCACACACGACCGGCGAGAACTACCCAATAGCGTTGATCAGGTTTTTGAGTTAACGTAA
- a CDS encoding carboxypeptidase regulatory-like domain-containing protein, with amino-acid sequence MRTSWVKLILGVILWLGCSTTAWSQADSLLRQAERLLSYKAYGRAIDAYSQILSEQGDQLTAAQKAIAQGKLAYAYQQVGDGVKAERYYREALSTGTDEDPQQLLQFAQTLASNGKYQESQKQYERYLQLRENAPSRRPSVTPDSDVPISGGRKEAIRYRLEYLALNSSGEEFSPAFYQEGLVYVSGKKGGSAIETKGNGGGAGYLDLFYVPNRNSLKIASIINADGSTSKPVNERIKNERQVGSDEYTRPTANDSRTVPGFDAGINITEGLGYDARSTSSGQRFSKTINTKYHEGPATFSKDGSRIIFTRNNYNEGRSGKSDEGVNKLKLYTARQQNGIWIDVEELPFNSDEYSVGHPTLSRDEQFLYFASDMPGGFGGTDIYVSRFLNGQWGRPVNLGQTVNTKGNELFPFVDDMGNLYFSSDGRGGLGALDVFFATLANPSTVQSVEHLDAPINSAEDDFGLITDAGRRGGYFSSSRRDGNDNIYRFVRESSLYGCRDLTIRLYDTNTDAPLDSVTVLVKAKGEGRPDQTITTDRSGLVRICLEGNNNFTFQASRDGYINSTIGFTTRALTDDQPSRLEISMMKPTVIMDTIPDASAGPVSLTRSRIRGIVISERDRRPIEGVTVRLRNECDRTQLEYVTGSDGRYSFDLDPGCDYTLVASKPEFGTNTNRIKRLPKKAKPKELSADLRMLSVGDVVTIDNIYYDLDRYSLRPDAARELDRLVATMRKYPSLVIEIRSHTDSRGDAGHNKILSTERAKAVANYLNSRGISRKRMVAIGMGESQLVNNCTDGVICTDAEHQRNRRTEFKVVSIK; translated from the coding sequence ATGAGAACAAGTTGGGTAAAGCTGATTTTGGGCGTGATACTATGGCTTGGCTGTTCAACAACGGCCTGGTCACAGGCAGATTCGTTATTACGGCAGGCAGAACGTCTGCTCAGTTATAAAGCGTATGGCCGCGCCATTGATGCCTACTCGCAGATCCTGTCAGAACAGGGCGACCAGCTTACTGCTGCCCAGAAAGCCATAGCACAGGGGAAATTGGCTTACGCTTATCAGCAGGTTGGCGATGGCGTGAAGGCCGAACGCTATTATCGCGAGGCTCTGTCCACCGGAACGGATGAGGATCCACAGCAGCTATTGCAGTTTGCACAGACACTGGCCAGTAATGGCAAGTATCAGGAATCACAAAAACAATATGAACGATACCTGCAATTAAGGGAAAATGCGCCCTCCCGTCGACCATCAGTAACGCCAGATAGTGATGTCCCGATTTCAGGTGGCCGAAAAGAAGCGATCCGTTACCGATTAGAATACCTGGCCCTGAATTCATCAGGAGAAGAATTTAGTCCGGCGTTTTATCAGGAAGGATTGGTGTACGTATCTGGTAAAAAAGGAGGCTCCGCTATTGAAACTAAAGGGAATGGCGGAGGGGCAGGTTATCTGGATTTATTTTATGTCCCGAATCGGAATAGCCTGAAAATCGCCAGTATCATCAATGCCGATGGAAGTACCAGTAAGCCGGTAAACGAACGGATAAAAAACGAGCGGCAGGTGGGTAGCGATGAATATACGCGACCAACGGCCAACGATTCACGAACGGTGCCCGGTTTCGATGCCGGCATCAACATTACAGAGGGATTGGGTTACGATGCACGATCTACGAGTTCCGGGCAACGATTCAGTAAAACAATTAATACTAAATACCACGAAGGGCCAGCAACCTTCTCCAAAGATGGCTCCCGCATTATTTTTACGCGCAATAACTACAATGAAGGCCGCTCCGGAAAGAGTGATGAAGGTGTTAACAAACTCAAACTCTATACGGCTCGCCAGCAGAATGGGATCTGGATCGATGTTGAAGAACTACCTTTCAATAGCGATGAATACTCGGTTGGTCACCCAACCCTGAGCCGCGATGAACAGTTCCTTTACTTTGCGTCAGATATGCCCGGCGGTTTTGGTGGGACAGATATTTACGTTAGTCGCTTTCTGAATGGGCAATGGGGAAGACCGGTCAATCTTGGGCAGACCGTGAATACAAAAGGAAATGAGTTATTTCCCTTTGTTGACGATATGGGCAACCTCTATTTCTCGTCCGATGGTCGTGGAGGGCTTGGCGCTCTGGATGTCTTTTTCGCCACGTTGGCCAATCCGTCGACAGTACAGTCGGTTGAGCATCTGGATGCACCGATCAACTCCGCCGAAGATGATTTTGGCCTGATTACCGACGCCGGTCGGCGTGGCGGGTACTTCAGTAGTAGCCGGCGTGATGGCAATGATAATATCTATCGTTTCGTTCGGGAAAGCTCACTTTATGGATGCCGTGACCTGACGATTCGACTGTATGACACAAACACCGATGCGCCCTTAGACAGCGTCACCGTACTGGTGAAAGCAAAGGGCGAAGGACGGCCGGATCAGACCATAACAACCGATCGCAGCGGACTGGTGCGCATATGCCTGGAGGGAAACAACAATTTTACCTTTCAGGCCAGTCGCGACGGCTACATCAACAGCACGATTGGTTTTACGACTCGCGCGCTGACCGACGATCAGCCTTCGCGGCTTGAGATATCGATGATGAAACCGACGGTAATTATGGATACCATTCCGGATGCGTCGGCAGGACCTGTTTCGTTGACGCGCTCGCGAATTAGAGGAATCGTAATTAGCGAACGCGACCGAAGGCCTATCGAAGGCGTAACGGTTCGGCTTCGGAATGAGTGTGATCGTACCCAGCTTGAATACGTGACCGGCTCCGATGGACGCTATAGCTTCGATCTTGACCCCGGCTGTGATTATACACTGGTTGCGTCGAAACCGGAGTTTGGAACAAATACCAATCGAATCAAACGGCTCCCCAAAAAGGCAAAACCAAAGGAGTTGTCGGCCGATTTACGCATGCTGAGTGTTGGAGACGTTGTTACGATTGATAACATTTATTACGATCTGGATCGGTATAGCCTCCGCCCGGATGCGGCCCGTGAATTGGATCGACTGGTTGCTACGATGCGTAAATATCCGTCGTTAGTCATCGAAATTCGATCGCATACCGACAGCCGGGGCGACGCTGGCCATAACAAAATACTATCGACCGAACGGGCTAAA